One genomic region from Pempheris klunzingeri isolate RE-2024b chromosome 4, fPemKlu1.hap1, whole genome shotgun sequence encodes:
- the masp1 gene encoding mannan-binding lectin serine protease 1 — MYGSLQSPNFPEPYPRETQLRWNISVPAGFRVKLYFSHFDLEPSYLCEYDYVKVEAEGEVLALFCGREQTDTEAVPAQRVITSPQNALSVAFASDFSNEERFSGFRAHYSAEDVDECSEHADEDLLCDHFCHNYIGGYYCSCRYGYLLHSNNRTCRVECSDDAFRERSGVLSSVDFPSPYPKSSECSYRIEVEPGFRLRLQFDPRFDVEDHPDITCPYDHVRIRAGSTDFGPFCGVRSPGEIQTDSNVVTVGFHSDDSGENLGWRITYTSVGSQCPVPEAPPHVVLNPVQSEYSFKDHILFTCEPGHGLLQGGRYLDQYQVDCRADGSWSGRPPQCQMVDCGSPKVVAMADVVFGSHDNSTLFGSTVHYVCRGGGVQPSSNSSYRCGPTGVWISTESGSRLPSCVPACGRPARALPRQVKRIVGGRGAEPGLFPWQVLLSVEDRSRVPEDRWFGSGALLSESWVLTAAHVLRSQRRDASVVPVAPEHVKVFLGLHDAGDRRSATNRSVDLVVLHPDFQPDNYDNDVALLRLTEGVEFNQLVRPVCLPPPHREDGPPTPPPHSLGVVAGWGISSITASSPGAAPSPSSEAGGASDVLQYVKLPVVPQAECQASYAARSAAYNITDNMFCAGFFQGGRDTCLGDSGGAFVMEDAVSWRWVAFGLVSWGGPEECGSQRVYGVYTRLPKYVEWIQEEVGAAPWW, encoded by the exons GTGGAGGCGGAGGGCGAGGTGCTGGCGTTGTTCTGTGGTCGGGAGCAGACAGACACGGAGGCGGTGCCGGCTCAGCGGGTCATCACATCCCCCCAGAACGCCCTGAGTGTCGCCTTCGCCTCCGACTTCTCCAACGAAGAGCGATTCTCCGGCTTCAGGGCGCATTACAGCGCAGAGG ACGTGGACGAGTGCAGCGAGCACGCTGATGAAGATCTGCTCTGCGATCACTTCTGTCACAACTACATCGGAGGATACTACTGCTCCTGTCGCTATGGTTACCTGCTGCACTCCAACAACCGCACCTGCAGAG tggagTGCAGTGACGATGCGTTCAGGGAACGCTCTGGCGTTCTGAGCAGCGTGGACTTCCCATCTCCGTACCCAAAGAGCTCAGAGTGTTCATACCGGATCGAGGTGGAGCCAGGATTCAGGCTCCGCCTCCAGTTTGACCCCCGCTTCGACGTGGAGGACCACCCCGACATCACCTGCCCCTATGACCACGTCAgg atcaGGGCAGGCAGCACTGACTTCGGTCCGTTCTGCGGCGTTCGGTCTCCAGGTGAGATTCAGACCGACAGCAACGTCGTCACTGTTGGTTTCCACAGCGACGACTCAGGAGAGAACCTGGGTTGGAGGATCACATACACATCTGTGG GAAGTCAGTGTCCGGTACCTGAGGCTCCACCCCATGTGGTGCTGAACCCCGTCCAATCAGAATACTCCTTCAAAGACCACATCCTGTTCACCTGTGAGCCGGGACACGGACTGCTGCAG GGGGGGCGGTACCTGGACCAGTACCAGGTGGACTGTCGGGCTGACGGCTCGTGGAGCGGCCGTCCTCCTCAGTGTCAGA TGGTGGATTGTGGGAGTCCGAAGGTGGTCGCCATGGCTGACGTGGTGTTTGGTAGTCATGACAACAGCACCCTGTTTGGATCAACAGTTCACTACGTCTGCAGGGGGGGTGGCGTCCAGCCCAGCAGTAACA gttccTATCGCTGTGGACCGACTGGAGTCTGGATCAGCACTGAGTCAGGCAGCAGACTGCCGAGCTGCGTCCCAG CCTGTGGTCGGCCCGCCCGCGCTCTCCCCCGTCAGGTGAAGCGGATCGTGGGCGGTCGTGGCGCCGAGCCCGGCCTCTTCCCCTGGCAGGTGCTGCTCAGCGTGGAGGACCGGTCCCGGGTCCCAGAGGACCGCTGGTTCGGGTCCGGGGCCCTGCTGTCCGAGTCCTGGGTCCTCACAGCCGCCCACGTGCTGAGGTCCCAGAGGAGGGACGCCAGCGTCGTCCCCGTGGCCCCCGAGCACGTCAAG GTCTTCCTCGGTCTCCATGACGCCGGGGACCGGCGTTCAGCCACTAACCGATCGGTGGACCTGGTCGTCCTCCATCCCGACTTCCAGCCTGACAACTACGACAACGACGTGGCGCTGCTGAGGCTGACGGAGGGGGTGGAGTTCAACCAGCTGGTCAGGCCGGtctgcctgccccccccccatagaGAG GACggcccccccactccccccccccactctctgGGCGTGGTCGCCGGCTGGGGGATCTCCAGTATCACCGCGTCCTCGCCGGGCGCCGCCCCCTCACCGTCCTCTGAGGCGGGGGGGGCGTCTGACGTGCTGCAGTACGTGAAGCTGCCGGTGGTGCCTCAGGCCGAGTGCCAGGCGAGCTACGCCGCGCGCTCCGCCGCCTACAACATCACCGACAACATGTTCTGCGCCGGCTTCTTCCAGGGGGGGCGGGACACCTGCCTGGGGGACAGCGGGGGGGCGTTCGTGATGGAGGACGCGGTGAGCTGGCGGTGGGTGGCGTTTGGACTGGTGTCGTGGGGGGGCCCGGAGGAGTGCGGTAGTCAGAGGGTGTACGGCGTCTACACCCGACTGCCCAAATACGTGGAGTGGATCCAGGAGGAGGTCGGCGCCGCCCCCTGGTGGTGA